Genomic DNA from Shouchella patagoniensis:
CATCTTTTTCACCTTCTAACGGAATTTAATATGATTAATAAACGTCTCAAAGAAAGTTTTCTCTTTTTCAGTTTCTATTTCACACGTCGTTTGACCAATACAATTTAATCGGTAAGCGATGGTCACAGATTTTGTTTCATCTTTATTTACGACTAAAGCAAAGTGTCGATTTGCCTCATGTTTAGATGGAGAAGACGTAATAACTTCTGTTCCATCCATTTTTTTATGCGATGAACCGTAATAGATTTTATTCGAGTCGTGATTTAATTCTATATATTCGTCGTTGTAAGCAAAATCATCAAGAAGCAGACTTAAATCAGTTTTTATTAATTTGGGAGTTAGTTCCCCAGAAAACCTAATTTGTATATGTCGTTCAATCCCGTTCGAATCTGCGCCGTCCTCATAGAAATTCAGCAATTCATAATGATCCTTACTAATATACGACGGTGGCTCACCCTGAAGATAAAAGCCTTCTGGGTACCACATGGAATAGTGTTCATTTTGTGATTCGAAGAAGTGAAAGCCTTCATCTGTTTTGACATCTTCTTGTAAGAAGCTGCTTGTAAAGCGGTCACTCAAAGCGATATCATCTGGTTGGTTCATTGCTCGTGCCATAAATATTCCTCCTATCACAAGTAAAAGTGCTACGGCGGAAATAAAGATGCTTTTTTTCAAAATAACTCCCACCTTTATGATTTTCTTTTGTAATGATTTGAAGACTAAAATAAAGTCTAATGAAACGAAAAAGGTTTAATAAAAAAGTCTTTTCTTTTGTTGTATCAATCTTGCATATCTCTTGCTCAAGACATTTTAAGCGATATGTAGTGGTTATTAATTTATTCCCATCGTCATTAACCACCAAAGCAAAGTAACGATTGGCTTCGTGTTGAGATGGAGATAGAGTGATGATATCTGTTCCCTCCACTTCTTTATAAGAACTTCAGGAGCAGTACAAACCCATTTAAACAACCTTTTTGATGATTGCTCATATAAAGGAAAACACACTCTGATAACTAACGGCACTAACCTAATCTTCTTTGGCTCAGTGTCGGTTTTGCGATTCGAGGAAGTGATTTTCGACTTCTTCTTGTAAAAAGCTTCTTGTATATGAGTTTCTTAAAGCGATGTCACTCGAACTCATTAATGGTGTTACAATAAAAACTCCTACAATACCAACACTTAGAACAACAACGAGTATTATCTAAGTTTTTTTCATGTCTTTCACCGACCTTAAAATGGTGAGCAGGTTCCATTTACAATTATATAGGAAAATATGGAATTAGACCACAAATAGCAAATGAATTAATTTGATTAAGCTAATAAGTTAAACTGTTTATATTTTTTTGTTTAGCTTATAATAATTTAAGTTGAGAATGAGGATTAAATGGAGTTTGAGAAACGTTCAAACAAGATTTTAAATCTCTAATTACAATTAGGTGAAAACACGAAGAAATACTAAACCGATTGCTAGGTGAAACTCTTGAACAAGAGGCTTTGATAGATAAAGTTGAACTGTGAGGTATATTTTAATGGATAATTCCTATAAATTGATCGAGTTTCTACTATTATAATGTGCTAACTAATCTGCAAACCAAATTGCTAACAAACTAATTACAAACAGATGGAATGAATGAGATCTAACAGGAGAGAGAGGCACCATCAATCCTTTAATCATGGGCTTTATGGAAAAGTATACGCCGCGTAAAACCTCTGATACAGAAATGGTAAGGTATTAGATTGGTGGTGCTCAGTAATTTACTATTTTTAACAGGCTCGTAAGTGCTGTCACATTAGGCTTTTCTAAGAATGAGAGATTCTGTTTCTTTAACCAAAAAGAAATTGCAAACCTTTACTGTATTAAAGTGTGTTGTCGGCAATAGATTCATCCTATTTCTGCATAAAAGGGTGCTTAGGGGAGACTTGTTTCGCCCAACTAACGACTCTTACAGCGGAAATTAAAGGTAGCAATATCGTTATGCATATCTTGACAATAGGAAGGAGAGGATAATATCGTATATGACATTAGAAATGAGAGATAATGGAATTTTCGTTTATATATATTCTAAGTGATTTGTATCGTTGATAAAATGAATTACTTTATCTTTATTTGTATCTGTAAGTTCAATCATACTAATCCCTGTATCCCCTATTTTAAAGTAGTAATCCATGTTCATTGGCATTTAATTGCTAGTCAAAGGCCCTTAAACTTAAAGCATATTCAAACTGATTATAGTCATTATAAGGATTTAGATAGAATATATTTTGAGTTATACCCTATCAGATTTGATCTTGCTAAACCATTGGAAGAAGAGATGGCTGTTGTTAAGGAAGAGAATTTCCAAATTGCTACTAGATTGGATATTGATAATGAGATGTACAATCGTTGGCCATCATTTATTAATCTTTTAAACCAAGGATTAAAAGATTGTGGAATTAAGCAAGTAGCATCTGGAGAAGAGGTAAAGAAGCTTTTCTATGATCCAGTAAAAGGTGAAATCATTACAAATTGGTTTCTGTATAAAGATTTAACAGAAGCTTCATTCTTACCTGATAATATTGGTGCGTTGGCCTTTTCTAATTCAACAGGAGTGGATTGGTTTTTTGATTGGCTAGTAATGAATTCGGATCAATTCATTAGGAGGAATAAGTATTGGTTTGTTAATATTGCGTTCACTCAACTATTTTCGTTTGTTACGAACCCATTTGCTAAATCTTCACACCTTGAACCCAAAATATTAAATCTAGCTGATATAATCTTAAAATCATATCGGAATTAGGTGGGAATTACAACATGAAAAAAAGACTTGGAAAAGGACTCGGAAGAAATTATTCTTTTTTATTGTCAACGGTTGCACTAAATGGTATTGGTGATGGTTTAACTATTATTGCTATACCTTGGATAGCTACTGGAATAACTGATAATGCTCTATACATTTCTTTAATTTCAGTGTTTATGTTTTTACCTTGGTTGTTATTTACTATACCGACAGGGGTTATATTAGATCGGTATTCAAACATTTACGTTATGCTGTTCACTAGTGTATTCAGGTTTATGACATTACTTATTTTTTGTCTGTTGATATACTTTGATAATTTGAGTTTTCCATCCTTAGTTATTTTATGTTTTTTTATTGGAACTGCTAAAGTTTTATTTGATAGTTCTACACAAACAATAGTCCCTAATTTAGTAGACAACGCTAATTACGAAAAGGCTAATGGTAATTTATTTAGTACAAGAATGATAACCAGTGATCTTCTTGGACAAGGTATTGGTGGATTAATAATAACTATTGCACTTTTCTTACCCATACTAATTGATGCTTTTACGGCATTATTAAGTATACCCCTGCTTTTAATGATAAGTTATTCAAAATTACCTTCAAGTACATATAAATTACCCGACTCAAAATACAAGTCTAAATGGAGAGTATTAAAAGAAGAACAGACTTTCGGCATTAAATTTGTTTGGAGAAATAAATTTTTAAGAGGTCTGTCATTAATCTCCATAGGTATTTCAATGATGTATGCTGGAATCTTGTCAACACAAGTTCTTTACGTTCAAAATGTTCTTAATCTAAATGCCGGCGGTTTTGGTCTATTAATGGTATTAACGTCAATAGGAAGTATAGTTGCTGGACAAACAGCAAGTAAAATAAAGTTAGCTGCAAATAATGGGATGTTGCTCTCTATTATATGTATGGGATTAGCATTGGGTTTTGTTGGCTTTACTAATAATATATATGTGGTTACAATACTTTATATTTTTGCCGCGTACTCAGTTGTTATCTGGAATGTTTTTAGACTTTCTTTAATACAAAGAATAGTGGATCAAGAAATATTAGGTAGAGTCACTAGTGTTTTTAGATTAGTCTCAATGGGAGTTACTCCTTTTGGCATGCTATTTGGAGGATTAATAGTGAGTATTCTTGAAAATCCATTCGGTCTAGAAATAGCCCTTAGGCTAC
This window encodes:
- a CDS encoding MFS transporter, with protein sequence MKKRLGKGLGRNYSFLLSTVALNGIGDGLTIIAIPWIATGITDNALYISLISVFMFLPWLLFTIPTGVILDRYSNIYVMLFTSVFRFMTLLIFCLLIYFDNLSFPSLVILCFFIGTAKVLFDSSTQTIVPNLVDNANYEKANGNLFSTRMITSDLLGQGIGGLIITIALFLPILIDAFTALLSIPLLLMISYSKLPSSTYKLPDSKYKSKWRVLKEEQTFGIKFVWRNKFLRGLSLISIGISMMYAGILSTQVLYVQNVLNLNAGGFGLLMVLTSIGSIVAGQTASKIKLAANNGMLLSIICMGLALGFVGFTNNIYVVTILYIFAAYSVVIWNVFRLSLIQRIVDQEILGRVTSVFRLVSMGVTPFGMLFGGLIVSILENPFGLEIALRLPYILCMIVYITSFFVAYKFFKSHKNILYKS